A genomic stretch from Methanobrevibacter olleyae includes:
- a CDS encoding NosD domain-containing protein: MRSKKLIEFSLIFILIFLFIGLNTVNASNSEDTINNLSDSLESDSLESDSLESSPVSSAVDLVNNNLESSSIDDSLDSSNDDANSLSILDNSIDDSDSISNLDGSVEETFSDKSKLGDSGKTVHTITEADYSNYFDSNGNLINSLVKSNDTINLSGNFSNKKFIINIPLTITSTENDAFLKNSPIYYVNVSNENFKYDAIVSKLKIESNLANISAVWIIGSSNIKVLNNDIFTTGHNGYPISLDSFTYNCIVESNIIKTIVPVNSAVNSSDLNTSDENSGDNSSWQHSGISLRDAHWNSIVNNLITVENSYGVYLCYGASISNNNIIANNTIRATSKTPSFWSYGVYLTGSYNTVADNTIIRMYRGIHSSYAHNCIIGNKIYDINGFDENNGIGGDYGIYGGNDTLIANNSIYNADLIGAGILVGSNTNVYGNYIQINSSGHGIIIGDVEGGLNSKVYNNTIDFLSGVGITLKGTPQDTEVYNNIINSLSEIGASQGSGLGIGILSIYQSRSKRPYNISTYNNTIYTSNNCAINIAQSSTESYLCIDNIIGDKIIIYPISSGNIPEFGEGNVYELTDDDYGKYFNSNGYLKDNVEDGDTLIFSGNFTPKGRIILNKAVNIIGDNALLKDTTIFLNSSNCRVQDLNIVNNGSSDSNCNLWGIYVYEADNEIISGNNITIWDMNTSYGIYLCDSYNDTVVNNSIRCQGNNLVFAVLTYETYNTLFENNSILAIGTSELYPYYQTICIDGIRSISELSKTYGVILDFSSDNQFIHNDIEVTSTVEGFQVPYNPSVNILIGLYIYYDSNRNNISENNVYVHGHDPFLYGMGSSGDDTSKSVTYACENIFTKNNITVEADYFAMGMILRHNSKDTVIEENYFRLDSNNYTYGITLEISEGSKIKKNTLNSTSKAGIYAIELYSSNNNYIIDNDISAVGSFAAIALYASSGNNVTNNDINTQGDESQNPAQGPEHPDSVDLFNTGISLQKHSCNNNIINNRINTSGKYAVHFDRTSTNNTVINNTLSSSEAEGDDAVYDPSGKNNVSGNHGPRYHPANGSRYHPANGSSSSSNSHKNSYRGNSNQSNNGYNGGSSSYPRDADSSGSSAFGDVNSNSLANALSSIGEGSGEAGASESGDLSELLASEIQELASKTLSGIYVPIAALVLVLIFCFSFLGARDEDDEE, translated from the coding sequence ATGAGAAGTAAAAAATTAATTGAATTTAGTTTAATATTCATTTTAATTTTTCTTTTTATTGGATTAAACACTGTTAATGCATCAAATTCAGAGGATACTATTAATAATTTATCAGATAGTTTAGAATCAGATAGTTTAGAATCAGATAGTTTAGAATCTTCTCCAGTTTCTAGTGCTGTTGATCTTGTTAATAATAATCTAGAATCTAGTTCTATTGATGATAGTTTAGATAGTTCTAATGATGATGCTAATAGTTTATCTATTTTAGATAATTCTATTGATGATAGTGATAGTATATCTAATTTAGATGGTTCAGTTGAAGAAACATTTAGTGATAAATCTAAACTTGGTGATAGTGGAAAAACAGTCCATACTATAACTGAAGCAGACTATTCTAATTATTTTGATTCTAATGGTAATTTAATTAATTCATTAGTAAAATCTAATGACACTATTAATTTGTCTGGTAATTTTTCTAATAAAAAATTTATAATAAATATTCCTTTAACAATTACAAGTACTGAAAATGATGCGTTTTTAAAAAATTCTCCAATATACTATGTAAATGTTTCTAATGAGAATTTTAAATATGATGCAATTGTTTCTAAATTAAAAATTGAATCAAATTTGGCTAATATATCTGCAGTTTGGATAATCGGCTCTAGTAATATAAAAGTTTTAAATAATGATATATTTACTACTGGACATAATGGTTATCCTATTTCTCTAGATAGTTTTACCTATAATTGTATTGTTGAAAGTAATATCATTAAAACAATTGTTCCAGTGAATTCAGCAGTTAATTCTTCAGATTTAAATACGTCTGATGAAAATTCAGGAGATAACAGCAGCTGGCAACATTCAGGTATTAGTTTAAGAGATGCACATTGGAATTCAATTGTCAATAACCTTATTACAGTTGAAAATTCTTATGGAGTATATCTTTGTTACGGTGCTTCTATATCTAATAACAACATTATAGCTAATAATACAATTAGAGCAACTTCAAAAACTCCATCATTTTGGTCTTATGGTGTTTATTTAACTGGTAGTTACAATACTGTAGCAGATAATACTATTATTCGTATGTATAGGGGAATTCATTCAAGTTATGCTCATAATTGCATAATTGGAAATAAAATTTATGATATTAATGGGTTTGATGAAAATAATGGCATTGGTGGAGATTATGGAATTTATGGTGGCAATGACACTTTAATTGCTAATAACTCTATATATAATGCAGATTTAATCGGTGCAGGTATTCTTGTAGGTTCCAATACTAATGTTTATGGAAACTATATTCAAATAAATAGTAGCGGGCATGGTATTATAATTGGTGATGTAGAAGGAGGCCTCAATTCAAAGGTTTATAATAACACCATTGACTTCTTATCAGGTGTAGGTATTACTTTGAAAGGCACTCCTCAGGATACTGAAGTTTATAATAATATTATAAATTCGCTATCTGAAATTGGAGCAAGTCAAGGTTCTGGATTAGGTATTGGCATTTTATCAATATATCAATCAAGATCTAAAAGGCCTTATAATATCTCTACATACAATAATACAATTTATACATCTAATAACTGTGCTATAAATATTGCTCAATCTTCCACTGAATCATATTTGTGTATAGATAACATCATTGGTGATAAGATAATTATTTATCCAATTTCTAGTGGGAATATTCCTGAATTTGGTGAAGGTAATGTTTATGAGTTAACTGATGATGACTATGGCAAATATTTTAACTCTAATGGCTATCTAAAAGATAATGTAGAAGATGGGGATACTTTAATTTTCTCTGGCAATTTCACTCCTAAAGGTAGAATCATCTTGAATAAGGCAGTTAATATTATTGGAGATAATGCATTATTAAAAGATACTACCATATTTCTTAATTCCTCTAATTGCAGAGTTCAAGACCTTAATATTGTAAATAATGGTTCAAGTGATAGCAATTGCAACCTTTGGGGAATTTATGTTTATGAGGCAGACAATGAGATAATCAGCGGAAATAATATCACTATATGGGATATGAATACTTCATATGGCATTTACCTTTGTGACTCCTACAATGATACTGTTGTAAACAATAGTATAAGATGTCAGGGAAACAATTTGGTATTTGCTGTTTTAACATATGAGACTTATAATACGCTTTTTGAAAATAATAGTATTTTGGCTATTGGTACAAGTGAATTATATCCATATTATCAAACTATTTGTATAGATGGCATTCGTAGTATTTCAGAACTTTCTAAAACATATGGCGTAATTTTAGATTTCTCAAGTGATAATCAATTTATTCATAATGATATTGAAGTCACATCTACTGTAGAAGGTTTCCAAGTACCTTATAATCCTTCTGTAAACATTCTTATAGGTCTTTATATCTATTATGACTCTAATAGGAACAATATTAGTGAAAACAATGTATATGTTCATGGCCATGATCCTTTCTTATATGGAATGGGATCCTCTGGAGATGATACAAGTAAATCTGTAACTTATGCTTGTGAGAACATTTTCACTAAGAATAATATTACTGTTGAAGCGGATTATTTTGCTATGGGAATGATTTTAAGACACAACTCTAAAGACACTGTTATTGAAGAAAATTACTTTAGGCTTGATTCTAATAATTATACTTATGGTATTACTTTAGAAATATCTGAAGGCTCTAAAATTAAGAAGAATACTCTTAATAGTACTAGTAAAGCAGGTATTTATGCTATTGAACTTTATTCATCTAATAATAATTATATAATTGATAATGATATTTCTGCTGTAGGAAGTTTTGCAGCTATTGCTCTTTATGCTTCTTCTGGTAATAATGTTACTAACAATGATATTAACACTCAAGGGGATGAAAGCCAAAATCCTGCACAAGGTCCAGAACACCCTGACTCTGTAGATTTATTCAATACTGGAATCTCTTTACAAAAACATTCTTGCAATAATAACATTATTAACAATAGGATTAATACATCTGGAAAATATGCAGTACATTTTGATAGAACTTCTACTAATAATACTGTAATAAATAATACCTTATCTTCTTCTGAAGCTGAAGGAGATGATGCAGTTTATGATCCAAGTGGGAAAAACAATGTTTCTGGAAATCATGGCCCTAGATATCATCCAGCTAATGGCTCTAGATATCATCCAGCTAATGGTTCTAGTTCATCTAGTAATTCTCATAAAAATTCATATAGGGGTAATTCTAACCAATCTAACAATGGCTATAATGGAGGATCTTCATCATATCCTAGAGATGCAGACTCATCTGGCTCTAGCGCTTTTGGTGATGTAAATTCAAATTCACTTGCTAATGCATTATCTTCAATAGGCGAAGGTAGTGGTGAAGCTGGAGCTAGTGAATCTGGTGATTTATCTGAGTTGTTAGCTAGTGAAATCCAAGAACTTGCTTCTAAAACATTATCTGGTATTTATGTACCTATTGCTGCATTAGTTCTTGTATTGATATTCTGTTTCAGCTTCTTAGGTGCAAGAGATGAAGATGATGAAGAATAA
- a CDS encoding right-handed parallel beta-helix repeat-containing protein, which yields MNSNKTLTILGLLILLILAIGSISASDLDSDSNILGDNSANIDLTDERYAVNEIDDSNILGEVNADNINTNDKNTNENLNNIDDNLNSICDVEKSVAVKNNPGNNDLASTNKFKESDYSTYFNSNGNIISGKLKSGDTLDFSGEFTNKMFIINIPLVITSADGTAQLNNCGFSFINGSSASIISNLKINNTDNGKSLISLSDVNDMTLKNNNLFSSGRESYPMTFSRVNRMNIFNNTLQTTGYVQGWGHPSAMVLRNAGSCNITGNTVITNDSNGIYFTGYVAGSSSASGDAASYSNYIVNNTVYSIRELPSSFVYGIQVMSSNNYIINNTVCNTFRGISTTGSNNQIIGNKISNIHGAYYSNANTEEGGDYAIYAGSNSIVRDNIISDCYFGLASDDRVPAAISAQKGSNVTNNILRDIDGIGAYLYGNGINFLENDLNITGYGIYIKGNISNVLISDNVIDSNNQTNIKLIKQSRFLFPNNIIIKNNLLYNLGVLSIDIPNESKNITGLETNIIFGGTEPHALDEGSVHFLNESNFYNYFTSAGDLENFIKENDTLVFIGKFSSKNKIFINQKVNLIGVAAKFSDTSFIINDDDVSIRNIKIYNPNTDLKNRLWGIQVNGVKNVRIEDCDISIYDPYSAYAVYLLEASNCSIINNTLEARGNYFTVAILSFNSKDILIDGNTIKTIGSGETYLINNKSCLDGFINIYSDTCIDGSITCPDGYELCPDGSLLCPDGAVVNSSEYYLCVDGSIVFADGTIVCADGTTIDGVVCADGVCADGKTYCLDGTIILENGTRICAGDYQITSENDVIYPDGTIVSSEDYNINETDGSIICPDGTVICVDGSVICPNGTVICVDGSGSNNNLDGVIPGSHMVSGVFRTYGVLLIHSSNINLTNNKIDVGSDLSSDYNLNESYNSIAGVFIHYGGFNNTISNNEILLHSNDPVIYGMGIIGASPNSTAEGSKNNNFTNNNLTIVGPFQGVGIVLAYKAIGSNFLNNNIGIFTNHSYNVLKYAGSENNTLEGNVFDKKINTVLIVSNTSYKFDNPNKIITVTLKDDSGKAIANLNIKITVNGKTYTVKTNNYGIATLKVTLSAIKAYDISAKFDGDTFYFASVGTGKITVTKDSTSLTSSAKTYTVSSTAKYIYITLKDGSNKALANKLITATVNGKTFKAYTNSKGLAKIELTLTAAKTYTVSLKFAGDNYYTGSAKSIKVKVTKTKTKLAVPNKSYKKSAKVKKLTATLKDRTGKRIKNKKITFIVNGKKYKAKTNKRGVVTVKVKLSKKKTYKFTVKFAGDKTYYSAKKTAKVKIK from the coding sequence ATGAATTCCAATAAAACTTTGACAATATTGGGATTATTGATATTATTGATATTAGCTATTGGATCTATAAGTGCAAGTGATTTAGATTCAGATTCAAATATTCTAGGGGATAATTCTGCTAATATTGATTTAACAGATGAAAGATATGCTGTTAATGAAATCGATGATTCTAATATTCTAGGGGAAGTAAATGCTGATAATATCAACACTAACGATAAAAATACTAATGAAAATTTAAATAATATTGATGATAATCTTAACAGTATTTGTGATGTTGAAAAATCTGTAGCTGTGAAAAATAATCCTGGTAATAATGATCTTGCATCTACAAATAAATTTAAAGAAAGTGATTATTCCACTTACTTTAATTCAAATGGAAATATAATCTCTGGAAAATTAAAATCCGGAGACACATTAGACTTTTCAGGTGAATTTACTAATAAAATGTTTATAATTAACATTCCTTTAGTTATTACTAGTGCTGATGGCACTGCTCAGCTAAATAATTGTGGATTTAGTTTTATAAATGGTTCAAGTGCTTCTATTATTTCTAATTTAAAAATTAATAATACTGATAATGGAAAATCCTTAATTTCTCTTTCTGATGTAAATGATATGACTCTTAAAAATAACAATCTTTTCAGTTCTGGCAGGGAATCTTATCCTATGACCTTTTCAAGAGTTAATAGAATGAATATTTTTAATAATACTCTTCAGACTACTGGCTATGTGCAAGGTTGGGGCCATCCTTCAGCTATGGTTTTGCGTAATGCGGGGTCCTGTAATATTACTGGAAACACTGTTATAACTAATGATTCTAATGGTATTTATTTCACAGGATATGTTGCAGGTTCATCAAGTGCATCAGGAGATGCAGCAAGTTATTCAAATTACATAGTTAATAATACAGTTTATTCTATTAGGGAATTACCTTCTTCATTTGTTTATGGTATTCAAGTAATGAGCAGCAATAATTATATTATAAATAATACTGTTTGTAATACTTTTAGAGGGATTTCTACTACTGGATCTAATAATCAGATTATAGGAAATAAAATTTCAAATATTCATGGAGCTTATTATAGCAATGCTAATACTGAAGAAGGTGGAGATTATGCTATTTATGCAGGATCTAATAGTATAGTTAGAGACAATATCATTTCAGATTGTTATTTTGGTCTGGCATCTGATGATAGGGTTCCTGCAGCTATTTCTGCACAGAAGGGTTCTAATGTTACAAATAATATTTTAAGAGACATTGATGGTATAGGTGCTTATTTATATGGTAATGGCATTAATTTCTTAGAAAATGATTTAAATATTACTGGATACGGTATTTATATTAAGGGCAATATTAGTAATGTTCTTATTTCAGATAATGTAATTGACTCTAATAATCAAACTAATATTAAACTAATCAAACAGAGCAGATTTTTATTTCCAAATAATATAATTATAAAAAATAACTTATTATACAATTTAGGAGTTTTATCTATAGATATTCCCAATGAATCTAAAAATATCACTGGTTTAGAAACTAACATTATTTTTGGAGGTACAGAGCCTCATGCATTAGATGAAGGTTCAGTTCATTTTCTTAATGAATCTAATTTTTATAATTATTTTACAAGTGCTGGGGATTTAGAAAACTTCATTAAAGAGAATGATACCTTGGTGTTTATAGGAAAATTCTCATCAAAGAATAAGATATTCATTAACCAAAAAGTGAATCTTATTGGTGTAGCTGCTAAATTTAGTGATACAAGCTTTATAATTAATGATGATGATGTTTCAATAAGAAATATTAAAATATATAATCCAAACACTGATTTGAAAAATCGTTTATGGGGCATTCAAGTTAATGGGGTTAAAAATGTAAGAATCGAAGATTGTGACATCTCTATTTATGATCCTTATTCAGCCTATGCAGTTTATCTTTTAGAAGCTTCTAATTGTAGTATTATAAACAATACTTTAGAAGCAAGGGGTAATTACTTTACAGTGGCAATACTTTCATTTAATTCTAAAGATATACTTATTGATGGCAACACCATTAAAACAATAGGTAGTGGTGAAACATATCTCATTAACAATAAAAGTTGTTTAGATGGATTTATTAATATTTATTCAGATACTTGTATAGATGGTTCTATAACTTGCCCAGATGGTTATGAACTTTGTCCTGACGGATCTTTACTATGTCCGGATGGGGCAGTAGTTAATTCTAGCGAATATTACCTATGTGTTGATGGTTCTATTGTTTTTGCTGATGGCACTATTGTTTGTGCTGATGGCACTACAATTGATGGGGTAGTTTGTGCAGATGGTGTTTGTGCAGATGGAAAAACTTATTGCCTTGATGGTACCATAATTCTTGAGAATGGTACAAGAATTTGTGCAGGAGATTATCAAATCACTTCTGAAAATGATGTAATATATCCTGATGGTACAATTGTTAGCTCTGAAGATTATAATATTAATGAAACAGATGGATCTATTATTTGTCCTGATGGCACTGTTATTTGCGTTGATGGGTCTGTCATTTGTCCTAATGGTACTGTTATTTGCGTAGATGGGTCCGGTTCTAATAATAATTTAGATGGTGTAATACCGGGTTCTCATATGGTATCTGGAGTATTTAGAACTTATGGTGTATTATTGATTCATTCATCTAATATTAATTTAACAAACAATAAAATTGATGTAGGTTCTGATTTATCATCTGATTACAATTTAAATGAATCTTATAACTCTATTGCAGGTGTATTTATCCATTATGGTGGATTTAATAACACTATTTCAAATAATGAAATTTTGCTTCATTCCAATGATCCGGTGATTTATGGTATGGGTATTATTGGAGCAAGTCCTAATAGCACTGCTGAGGGATCTAAAAATAACAATTTTACTAATAATAATCTTACTATTGTTGGCCCATTCCAAGGTGTAGGTATTGTTTTAGCTTATAAAGCCATTGGGTCTAATTTTTTAAATAATAATATTGGAATTTTTACTAATCATAGTTATAATGTTTTAAAATATGCCGGTAGCGAGAATAACACTCTTGAAGGAAATGTTTTTGATAAGAAGATTAATACTGTTTTAATTGTATCTAACACATCTTATAAATTTGATAATCCAAATAAAATTATCACAGTAACCCTTAAAGATGATAGTGGAAAAGCTATTGCTAATCTTAATATTAAAATAACTGTAAATGGCAAAACTTACACTGTCAAAACTAATAATTATGGTATTGCAACTCTTAAAGTGACATTATCTGCTATAAAAGCTTATGATATAAGCGCTAAGTTTGATGGAGATACTTTTTACTTTGCATCAGTGGGAACTGGTAAAATTACAGTTACTAAAGATTCAACTAGCTTAACTTCATCAGCTAAAACTTATACAGTTAGCTCAACTGCAAAATACATTTATATAACTCTTAAAGATGGAAGTAATAAAGCACTTGCTAATAAGCTGATAACTGCAACTGTAAATGGAAAAACCTTTAAAGCTTATACTAATTCTAAGGGTCTGGCTAAAATTGAGTTAACTTTAACTGCTGCTAAAACTTACACTGTATCACTTAAATTTGCAGGTGATAATTATTACACTGGAAGTGCTAAATCTATAAAAGTTAAAGTTACTAAAACTAAAACTAAATTAGCTGTACCTAATAAATCCTATAAAAAGTCTGCTAAAGTTAAAAAATTAACTGCAACTCTTAAAGATCGTACAGGTAAAAGAATCAAAAACAAAAAAATTACCTTCATAGTTAATGGTAAAAAGTATAAGGCAAAAACTAATAAAAGAGGAGTTGTAACTGTAAAAGTTAAATTGTCTAAAAAGAAAACTTATAAATTTACAGTTAAATTTGCTGGGGATAAAACTTATTATTCAGCTAAAAAAACTGCTAAAGTTAAAATAAAATAG